A window of the Megalopta genalis isolate 19385.01 chromosome 2, iyMegGena1_principal, whole genome shotgun sequence genome harbors these coding sequences:
- the LOC117226503 gene encoding uncharacterized protein LOC117226503 isoform X7 produces the protein MMIVLLLCIIMKIAEFSVGRVSPPLQSPPRPPIFYRKRKGQETKYRRKTGQRCNCFLYNRVGKGAAVMEDPQTPGSDCNSNPATDSIQHDLISSEFVQDNVDYQWFVDYGFRDGGLHIHPSVLSSLSASYTREDLGYYDDLARNLDANLAEIDMESFRTADIHTLLTALPVMCTDPVQHSEFNYQRERYASISGSVMEKLDIGSSISPHTSSQGEDSACSTTDTISICKSSLLFSPLKETPVLPPGGSYSVDSLDCEDMLLTCQVNNKDNYTIAFEGSITMYSDGSQDFENQEKQENDETPERFYNRNSDLKNVLDLSMACSDSKIYTTWSNLKHSSMNKIMTRHPSGNNNTNSEFLQGVGTILPGTNKRSQSLPDLTQATQLQHINVPLNFSVNSAESNNHAQQSHSSGSVMSRSTNEECSDSGEHASSGKKLQNLSLVKLFMKQKSMSADGMSLTFDQSDSASDNGWPTSNSASDSGTNTNTQIQRKNLNNTSKCQLPESDFSINWVKGEIHNNQEIEKEKDISNDIPKHSWIIAGQKDDMVSSASVEELSENMTKSDLTHDNENIQNSFDVISNGFDQQKKTAWIRSLEKKYSVCKTTGIQAIAETEDNAVQTSLLFPEPPAEKENPSVRETIVNKKPVYVVYPNYALPDLSFLNIKDTRMENVALKPQCYGKNRVSWRQHTSRSGRPFSCNDIDALRQRGFSHVKDWESLTFLLPIEYKKILHDVPEVSKHININEETKKPLFCLSPPMRHKSRPISEIIPNNSSSTSSTATQPSSGYRGSSTILTDSSTNQQMSNNAANPLYLYRYDSISSEASLVSNDKKAYKQVSKSKTICPSLPKRSISLPHGDREADFSNGKVPPRPPLPRSILRKNKVPASKRYSMFEMVDVEEIEDQQPPEANKRMSLQEPYYMNNDLQLYRGRIIDSEKDVDEMEEKCHERMNDLNNAGDIETEASENSEDDVKQLEEYLKRSGFSSQSSDGDTEDPDVKLRSYVRKFLALRMNKDVTKTTDMLESQKKTVSFAVNQRKKYLDNKTNNLNTVPNEQTKDCTLAEERRDTSPENRSLDLDDKKKMILSVNKAVDLLLKYWNGESIHSRQNYGDKSECAQICLSHLCPALYAIMSDGLKPHLNSTFGPITNSVWQVVEASSQQGPVTKTLNELVQKINGEDVITEGMLKFHAFVFGLLNLRALDAWFAYLCTRESILRKHYNNNSLFVSALANANAREVVDTLLHRLNPLAFCPFQLDLLYQYRQLHNSFGNLNNHNISAVNFRNVDISSKDHHFDKTDVCTVVSSPRKVRPKSCVAYNNYDDKSGQHKSDMETVKKRLSNPIGTKAFRALDKLTSEDSEDYTDSLEHSPLNRASSKHNHPVTRTKSRSPENNRDDEDNMIGEAKFRKIQEKWESMVGKEEGKSQPVTTSPSSPTRTPTSLGKSKIPRLLTSPVKQSNTVLAKNTKSPVSGIPSLKKPVMLTTPKTAPKKPIELRNKETTKRTSRVDEEHVGTARTHLARPSSLPYKSYGLASKEKNMVSPQRRAASTSLPRPTSTAAAAARNPPAKKAIKYVK, from the exons GTGTAGGCAAAGGGGCTGCAGTGATGGAAGATCCACAAACACCAGGCTCCGATTGCAATTCTAATCCTGCCACAGATTCTATACAACACGACTTGATTAGTTCTGAATTTGTACAGGATAATGTAGATTATCAGTGGTTTGTCGATTATGG cttcagagaTGGAGGGCTTCATATTCATCCTAGTGTATTGTCCTCGCTCTCTGCTTCGTACACTCGAGAGGATTTGGGTTACTACGATGACCTGGCCCGCAATCTGGATGCTAACTTGGCAGAAATCGATATGGAAAGTTTTCGTACTGCAGACATTCATACTTTGCTTACAGCTCTGCCTGTTATGTGCACCGATCCAGTTCAGCATTCGGAG TTTAACTATCAAAGGGAACGATATGCCAGTATATCTGGATCTGTTATGGAAAAGCTTGACATCGGTTCATCTATCAGCCCTCATACCAGCAGCCAG GGAGAAGATTCAGCCTGTTCGACGACGGACACGATTTCCATTTGCAAATCGTCGTTGCTATTTTCCCCTCTGAAAGAGACACCCGTGCTACCACCGGGTGGTAGCTACAGCGTCGACTCTCTGGACTGCGAGGATATGTTGCTAACATGCCAAGTGAACAACAAAGACAACTACACTATCGCCTTTGAGGGTAGTATCACAATGTATTCAGATGGCTCTCAAGATTTTGAAAATCAAG AGAAGCAGGAAAATGACGAGACGCCAGAAAGATTTTACAATAGGAATTCCGACTTAAAGAACGTGTTAGATTTATCAATGGCATGTTCTGATTCAAAAATTTATACTACATGGAGCAACTTGAAACATTCTTCCATGAACAAAATCATGACTCGTCATCCCTCAggcaataataatacaaattccGAATTTTTACAAGGCGTTGGAACTATTCTACCCGGTACGAATAAAAGGAGTCAAAGCTTACCGGATCTTACTCAAGCTACTCAACTACAGCACATTAATGTACCTCTCAATTTCTCT GTCAACTCCGCGGAATCAAATAATCATGCACAACAGTCACATAGCTCAGGGTCCGTAATGAGCCGATCAACTAACGAAGAATGCTCCGACAGCGGGGAACACGCTTCATCTGGGAAGAAGCTGCAGAACTTGAGCCTTGTCAAATTATTTATGAAACAGAAGAGTATGAGTGCAGACGGCATGAGCCTTACTTTCGACCAGTCGGACTCTGCCAGCGATAACGGATGGCCTACAAGCAATAGCGCTAGTGATAGTGGTACTAATACAAATACGCAAATACAACGGAAAAATCTAAACAATACCTCAAAATGCCAACTACCGGAAAGCGACTTCTCTATTAATTGGGTGAAAGGAGAGATCCACAACAATCAGGAAATAGAGAAGGAGAAAGATATTTCTAACGACATTCCAAAGCATTCGTGGATAATTGCTGGACAAAAGGACGATATGGTGTCGTCGGCATCTGTCGAAGAACTATCTGAAAATATGACGAAGTCAGATTTAACGCATGATAACGAGAACATCCAAAACAGTTTCGATGTaatttcaaatggattcgacCAACAAAAGAAAACAGCATGGATCCGATCCTTGGAGAAGAAGTATTCGGTTTGTAAAACTACGGGCATTCAGGCGATAGCCGAGACGGAGGATAATGCGGTTCAGACGTCGTTATTGTTCCCAGAACCACCAGCGGAGAAAGAGAATCCGTCTGTGAGGGAGACAATTGTTAATAAGAAACCAGTATACGTTGTTTACCCAAATTACGCGTTACCTGATTTATCGTTTCTTAATATCAAAGACACCCGGATGGAAAACGTAGCTTTGAAGCCGCAGTGTTATGGGAAAAACAGGGTCAGTTGGAGACAGCATACGAGTAGATCCGGTAGACCGTTTTCGTGCAACGACATAGACGCCCTGCGTCAACGCGGGTTCTCGCATGTTAAAGACTGGGAGTCGTTGACATTCCTTCTGCCTATCGAGTACAAGAAGATTCTACACGATGTGCCCGAAGTGTCCAAGCACATCAATATCAATGAAGAGACGAAGAAGCCGCTGTTCTGTTTGTCACCGCCGATGCGTCACAAATCTCGACCCATCAGTGAAATTATACCAAATAATTCGTCGTCTACTAGCAGCACTGCAACTCAACCATCCTCTGGGTACCGGGGATCTTCTACGATTCTGACCGACTCCTCAACGAATCAGCAGATGTCGAACAACGCGGCAAACCCGTTGTATCTTTACCGTTACGATAGTATTAGTTCCGAGGCCAGTTTAGTGAGTAACGATAAGAAGGCGTACAAACAAGTCAGCAAATCTAAGACGATCTGCCCGTCTCTCCCAAAGAGATCCATTTCTTTACCGCATGGAGATCGCGAAGCTGACTTCTCTAATGGGAAAGTGCCACCGAGACCACCTTTACCTAGAAGTATTTTAAGAAAAAACAAGGTTCCTGCGAGCAAGAGGTACAGCATGTTCGAGATGGTGGATGTGGAAGAGATAGAGGATCAACAGCCTCCAGAGGCGAACAAGAGAATGTCCTTACAAGAACCATATTACATGAACAATGACTTACAGTTGTATCGTGGAAGAATCATCGACTCTGAGAAGGATGTCGACGAGATGGAAGAGAAATGCCACGAAAGGATGAATGATTTAAACAACGCTGGAGATATAGAGACTGAAGCTTCAGAGAATAGCGAGGACGACGTGAAACAGCTGGAGGAATACTTGAAACGCAGCGGATTCAGCTCGCAGAGCAGCGATGGAGACACCGAAGACCCTGATGTTAAATTAAGATCATATGTAAGAAAGTTCTTAGCTCTTCGAATGAACAAGGATGTTACCAAAACTACCGATATGCTAGAATCTCAGAAAAAGACTGTCAGCTTCGCTGTAAACCAAAGGAAGAAATACTTAGACAATAAG ACCAATAATTTAAATACGGTTCCAAACGAACAGACTAAAGATTGTACGCTTGCAGAAGAGAGGAGGGACACGAGTCCTGAAAATAGATCATTAGATTTAGACGACAAGAAAA AAATGATATTATCGGTGAACAAGGCGGTGGATTTATTGTTGAAATATTGGAATGGAGAGTCTATTCACAGTAGACAGAATTACGGTGATAAGAGCGAGTGTGCACAAATCTGTCTTAGTCACTTGTGCCCTGCTTTGTACGCCATCATGTCGGAcggactgaagccacacttaAATTCTACATTTGGACCAATAACGAATAGTGTTTGGCAGGTCGTCGAAGCATCTTCTCAGCAGGGACCAGTCACTAAAACGTTGAACGAACTAGTACAAAAAATTAACGGTGAGGACGTTATCACCGAGGGAATGTTAAAGTTTCATGCATTTGTATTTGGTTTATTAAA TTTAAGAGCTCTAGACGCGTGGTTCGCGTACCTGTGCACGAGGGAATCAATCTTGAGGAAGCATTACAACAATAATAGCTTATTCGTAAGCGCTTTGGCAAATGCAAACGCGCGCGAGGTCGTCGACACTCTTCTGCACCGTCTAAACCCCCTAGCTTTCTGCCCATTTCAGTTGGACCTTCTGTATCAGTATCGTCAGCTTCACAATAGCTTTGGCAATTTAAATAATCATAATATAAGC GCCGTAAACTTTAGGAACGTGGACATCAGTTCGAAGGACCACCATTTTGATAAGACAGACGTTTGCACAGTAGTTTCTAGTCCTAGGAAAGTACGTCCGAAATCCTGCGTCGCCTACAACAATTACGACGACAAATCTGGCCAGCATAAGTCAGATATGGAAACAGTTAAGAAACGTTTAAGCAATCCCATAGGTACGAAAGCGTTCCGGGCTCTAGACAAGCTGACTTCCGAGGATTCCGAGGACTACACCGACAGTTTGGAGCATTCACCATTGAATAGAGCGTCGAGCAAACACAATCACCCTGTGACTCGCACGAAATCTCGTAGTCCAGAGAATAATAGGGACGACGAGGACAACATGATCGGAGAAGCAAAATTCAGAAAGATTCAGGAGAAGTGGGAGTCGATGGTCGGAAAGGAGGAGGGTAAGAGCCAGCCCGTCACAACGTCGCCATCGTCGCCAACACGAACACCGACTAGTTTGGGGAAATCGAAAATCCCGAGGCTACTGACCTCCCCAGTAAAGCAATCGAATACAGTGCTCGCTAAAAATACAAAGTCCCCGGTCTCGGGTATCCCGTCGTTGAAGAAACCTGTAATGTTGACGACGCCGAAAACTGCACCAAAAAAGCCTATAGAGTTAAGAAACAAAGAGACAACAAAACGTACCAGTAGGGTGGACGAGGAGCATGTGGGAACAGCGCGGACCCACTTGGCGCGTCCCAGTTCTCTACCATACAAATCTTACGGTTTAGCGTCTAAGGAGAAGAACATGGTGTCCCCGCAAAGACGGGCAGCGTCTACGTCTTTGCCAAGACCAACCAgcactgctgctgctgctgcgagAAATCCTCCAGCAAAGAAGGCTATCAA ATATGTTAAATAA
- the LOC117226503 gene encoding uncharacterized protein LOC117226503 isoform X2, with protein MMIVLLLCIIMKIAEFSVGRVSPPLQSPPRPPIFYRKRKGQETKYRRKTGQRCNCFLYNRVGKGAAVMEDPQTPGSDCNSNPATDSIQHDLISSEFVQDNVDYQWFVDYGFRDGGLHIHPSVLSSLSASYTREDLGYYDDLARNLDANLAEIDMESFRTADIHTLLTALPVMCTDPVQHSEGEDSACSTTDTISICKSSLLFSPLKETPVLPPGGSYSVDSLDCEDMLLTCQVNNKDNYTIAFEGSITMYSDGSQDFENQEKQENDETPERFYNRNSDLKNVLDLSMACSDSKIYTTWSNLKHSSMNKIMTRHPSGNNNTNSEFLQGVGTILPGTNKRSQSLPDLTQATQLQHINVPLNFSVNSAESNNHAQQSHSSGSVMSRSTNEECSDSGEHASSGKKLQNLSLVKLFMKQKSMSADGMSLTFDQSDSASDNGWPTSNSASDSGTNTNTQIQRKNLNNTSKCQLPESDFSINWVKGEIHNNQEIEKEKDISNDIPKHSWIIAGQKDDMVSSASVEELSENMTKSDLTHDNENIQNSFDVISNGFDQQKKTAWIRSLEKKYSVCKTTGIQAIAETEDNAVQTSLLFPEPPAEKENPSVRETIVNKKPVYVVYPNYALPDLSFLNIKDTRMENVALKPQCYGKNRVSWRQHTSRSGRPFSCNDIDALRQRGFSHVKDWESLTFLLPIEYKKILHDVPEVSKHININEETKKPLFCLSPPMRHKSRPISEIIPNNSSSTSSTATQPSSGYRGSSTILTDSSTNQQMSNNAANPLYLYRYDSISSEASLVSNDKKAYKQVSKSKTICPSLPKRSISLPHGDREADFSNGKVPPRPPLPRSILRKNKVPASKRYSMFEMVDVEEIEDQQPPEANKRMSLQEPYYMNNDLQLYRGRIIDSEKDVDEMEEKCHERMNDLNNAGDIETEASENSEDDVKQLEEYLKRSGFSSQSSDGDTEDPDVKLRSYVRKFLALRMNKDVTKTTDMLESQKKTVSFAVNQRKKYLDNKTNNLNTVPNEQTKDCTLAEERRDTSPENRSLDLDDKKKMILSVNKAVDLLLKYWNGESIHSRQNYGDKSECAQICLSHLCPALYAIMSDGLKPHLNSTFGPITNSVWQVVEASSQQGPVTKTLNELVQKINGEDVITEGMLKFHAFVFGLLNLRALDAWFAYLCTRESILRKHYNNNSLFVSALANANAREVVDTLLHRLNPLAFCPFQLDLLYQYRQLHNSFGNLNNHNISAVNFRNVDISSKDHHFDKTDVCTVVSSPRKVRPKSCVAYNNYDDKSGQHKSDMETVKKRLSNPIGTKAFRALDKLTSEDSEDYTDSLEHSPLNRASSKHNHPVTRTKSRSPENNRDDEDNMIGEAKFRKIQEKWESMVGKEEGKSQPVTTSPSSPTRTPTSLGKSKIPRLLTSPVKQSNTVLAKNTKSPVSGIPSLKKPVMLTTPKTAPKKPIELRNKETTKRTSRVDEEHVGTARTHLARPSSLPYKSYGLASKEKNMVSPQRRAASTSLPRPTSTAAAAARNPPAKKAIKEVRTITHRNSSDDKILLAFGEGEKLRVLLEVDSKWLLCAKGDRKGLVPRRCVYNIQT; from the exons GTGTAGGCAAAGGGGCTGCAGTGATGGAAGATCCACAAACACCAGGCTCCGATTGCAATTCTAATCCTGCCACAGATTCTATACAACACGACTTGATTAGTTCTGAATTTGTACAGGATAATGTAGATTATCAGTGGTTTGTCGATTATGG cttcagagaTGGAGGGCTTCATATTCATCCTAGTGTATTGTCCTCGCTCTCTGCTTCGTACACTCGAGAGGATTTGGGTTACTACGATGACCTGGCCCGCAATCTGGATGCTAACTTGGCAGAAATCGATATGGAAAGTTTTCGTACTGCAGACATTCATACTTTGCTTACAGCTCTGCCTGTTATGTGCACCGATCCAGTTCAGCATTCGGAG GGAGAAGATTCAGCCTGTTCGACGACGGACACGATTTCCATTTGCAAATCGTCGTTGCTATTTTCCCCTCTGAAAGAGACACCCGTGCTACCACCGGGTGGTAGCTACAGCGTCGACTCTCTGGACTGCGAGGATATGTTGCTAACATGCCAAGTGAACAACAAAGACAACTACACTATCGCCTTTGAGGGTAGTATCACAATGTATTCAGATGGCTCTCAAGATTTTGAAAATCAAG AGAAGCAGGAAAATGACGAGACGCCAGAAAGATTTTACAATAGGAATTCCGACTTAAAGAACGTGTTAGATTTATCAATGGCATGTTCTGATTCAAAAATTTATACTACATGGAGCAACTTGAAACATTCTTCCATGAACAAAATCATGACTCGTCATCCCTCAggcaataataatacaaattccGAATTTTTACAAGGCGTTGGAACTATTCTACCCGGTACGAATAAAAGGAGTCAAAGCTTACCGGATCTTACTCAAGCTACTCAACTACAGCACATTAATGTACCTCTCAATTTCTCT GTCAACTCCGCGGAATCAAATAATCATGCACAACAGTCACATAGCTCAGGGTCCGTAATGAGCCGATCAACTAACGAAGAATGCTCCGACAGCGGGGAACACGCTTCATCTGGGAAGAAGCTGCAGAACTTGAGCCTTGTCAAATTATTTATGAAACAGAAGAGTATGAGTGCAGACGGCATGAGCCTTACTTTCGACCAGTCGGACTCTGCCAGCGATAACGGATGGCCTACAAGCAATAGCGCTAGTGATAGTGGTACTAATACAAATACGCAAATACAACGGAAAAATCTAAACAATACCTCAAAATGCCAACTACCGGAAAGCGACTTCTCTATTAATTGGGTGAAAGGAGAGATCCACAACAATCAGGAAATAGAGAAGGAGAAAGATATTTCTAACGACATTCCAAAGCATTCGTGGATAATTGCTGGACAAAAGGACGATATGGTGTCGTCGGCATCTGTCGAAGAACTATCTGAAAATATGACGAAGTCAGATTTAACGCATGATAACGAGAACATCCAAAACAGTTTCGATGTaatttcaaatggattcgacCAACAAAAGAAAACAGCATGGATCCGATCCTTGGAGAAGAAGTATTCGGTTTGTAAAACTACGGGCATTCAGGCGATAGCCGAGACGGAGGATAATGCGGTTCAGACGTCGTTATTGTTCCCAGAACCACCAGCGGAGAAAGAGAATCCGTCTGTGAGGGAGACAATTGTTAATAAGAAACCAGTATACGTTGTTTACCCAAATTACGCGTTACCTGATTTATCGTTTCTTAATATCAAAGACACCCGGATGGAAAACGTAGCTTTGAAGCCGCAGTGTTATGGGAAAAACAGGGTCAGTTGGAGACAGCATACGAGTAGATCCGGTAGACCGTTTTCGTGCAACGACATAGACGCCCTGCGTCAACGCGGGTTCTCGCATGTTAAAGACTGGGAGTCGTTGACATTCCTTCTGCCTATCGAGTACAAGAAGATTCTACACGATGTGCCCGAAGTGTCCAAGCACATCAATATCAATGAAGAGACGAAGAAGCCGCTGTTCTGTTTGTCACCGCCGATGCGTCACAAATCTCGACCCATCAGTGAAATTATACCAAATAATTCGTCGTCTACTAGCAGCACTGCAACTCAACCATCCTCTGGGTACCGGGGATCTTCTACGATTCTGACCGACTCCTCAACGAATCAGCAGATGTCGAACAACGCGGCAAACCCGTTGTATCTTTACCGTTACGATAGTATTAGTTCCGAGGCCAGTTTAGTGAGTAACGATAAGAAGGCGTACAAACAAGTCAGCAAATCTAAGACGATCTGCCCGTCTCTCCCAAAGAGATCCATTTCTTTACCGCATGGAGATCGCGAAGCTGACTTCTCTAATGGGAAAGTGCCACCGAGACCACCTTTACCTAGAAGTATTTTAAGAAAAAACAAGGTTCCTGCGAGCAAGAGGTACAGCATGTTCGAGATGGTGGATGTGGAAGAGATAGAGGATCAACAGCCTCCAGAGGCGAACAAGAGAATGTCCTTACAAGAACCATATTACATGAACAATGACTTACAGTTGTATCGTGGAAGAATCATCGACTCTGAGAAGGATGTCGACGAGATGGAAGAGAAATGCCACGAAAGGATGAATGATTTAAACAACGCTGGAGATATAGAGACTGAAGCTTCAGAGAATAGCGAGGACGACGTGAAACAGCTGGAGGAATACTTGAAACGCAGCGGATTCAGCTCGCAGAGCAGCGATGGAGACACCGAAGACCCTGATGTTAAATTAAGATCATATGTAAGAAAGTTCTTAGCTCTTCGAATGAACAAGGATGTTACCAAAACTACCGATATGCTAGAATCTCAGAAAAAGACTGTCAGCTTCGCTGTAAACCAAAGGAAGAAATACTTAGACAATAAG ACCAATAATTTAAATACGGTTCCAAACGAACAGACTAAAGATTGTACGCTTGCAGAAGAGAGGAGGGACACGAGTCCTGAAAATAGATCATTAGATTTAGACGACAAGAAAA AAATGATATTATCGGTGAACAAGGCGGTGGATTTATTGTTGAAATATTGGAATGGAGAGTCTATTCACAGTAGACAGAATTACGGTGATAAGAGCGAGTGTGCACAAATCTGTCTTAGTCACTTGTGCCCTGCTTTGTACGCCATCATGTCGGAcggactgaagccacacttaAATTCTACATTTGGACCAATAACGAATAGTGTTTGGCAGGTCGTCGAAGCATCTTCTCAGCAGGGACCAGTCACTAAAACGTTGAACGAACTAGTACAAAAAATTAACGGTGAGGACGTTATCACCGAGGGAATGTTAAAGTTTCATGCATTTGTATTTGGTTTATTAAA TTTAAGAGCTCTAGACGCGTGGTTCGCGTACCTGTGCACGAGGGAATCAATCTTGAGGAAGCATTACAACAATAATAGCTTATTCGTAAGCGCTTTGGCAAATGCAAACGCGCGCGAGGTCGTCGACACTCTTCTGCACCGTCTAAACCCCCTAGCTTTCTGCCCATTTCAGTTGGACCTTCTGTATCAGTATCGTCAGCTTCACAATAGCTTTGGCAATTTAAATAATCATAATATAAGC GCCGTAAACTTTAGGAACGTGGACATCAGTTCGAAGGACCACCATTTTGATAAGACAGACGTTTGCACAGTAGTTTCTAGTCCTAGGAAAGTACGTCCGAAATCCTGCGTCGCCTACAACAATTACGACGACAAATCTGGCCAGCATAAGTCAGATATGGAAACAGTTAAGAAACGTTTAAGCAATCCCATAGGTACGAAAGCGTTCCGGGCTCTAGACAAGCTGACTTCCGAGGATTCCGAGGACTACACCGACAGTTTGGAGCATTCACCATTGAATAGAGCGTCGAGCAAACACAATCACCCTGTGACTCGCACGAAATCTCGTAGTCCAGAGAATAATAGGGACGACGAGGACAACATGATCGGAGAAGCAAAATTCAGAAAGATTCAGGAGAAGTGGGAGTCGATGGTCGGAAAGGAGGAGGGTAAGAGCCAGCCCGTCACAACGTCGCCATCGTCGCCAACACGAACACCGACTAGTTTGGGGAAATCGAAAATCCCGAGGCTACTGACCTCCCCAGTAAAGCAATCGAATACAGTGCTCGCTAAAAATACAAAGTCCCCGGTCTCGGGTATCCCGTCGTTGAAGAAACCTGTAATGTTGACGACGCCGAAAACTGCACCAAAAAAGCCTATAGAGTTAAGAAACAAAGAGACAACAAAACGTACCAGTAGGGTGGACGAGGAGCATGTGGGAACAGCGCGGACCCACTTGGCGCGTCCCAGTTCTCTACCATACAAATCTTACGGTTTAGCGTCTAAGGAGAAGAACATGGTGTCCCCGCAAAGACGGGCAGCGTCTACGTCTTTGCCAAGACCAACCAgcactgctgctgctgctgcgagAAATCCTCCAGCAAAGAAGGCTATCAA AGAGGTGCGCACTATCACACACAGAAACTCGTCGGACGACAAAATACTCCTCGCGTTCGGAGAAGGCGAGAAGCTCAGAGTGCTTCTAGAGGTGGATAGCAAGTGGTTATTATGCGCGAAAGGCGATCGGAAAGGTCTGGTTCCGCGGAGGTGTGTGTACAATATTCAGACTTAG